A genomic segment from Halonatronomonas betaini encodes:
- a CDS encoding ATP-binding protein, with the protein MKDLSLHILDLAENSFLAGADKLILRIKEDIPKNQLILIMADNGQGMEETELASVTDPFYTGRNKKVGLGIPLIKYNAELAGGFLEIFSWSGIGTYLTAVFEYDHIDRPPLGDIPESILSLITLNSDQDIYFYHWYNGDNYEFKTRDYREELGSIPLDHHEVLEFIADDLKTNFRKLRGEF; encoded by the coding sequence ATGAAGGATTTATCGCTCCATATTCTGGACCTGGCTGAAAATTCTTTTCTGGCCGGAGCAGATAAGTTGATCTTAAGAATAAAAGAGGATATACCTAAAAATCAGCTGATATTGATAATGGCTGATAATGGCCAGGGTATGGAAGAGACAGAGTTAGCATCTGTTACTGATCCTTTCTACACTGGGAGAAATAAAAAAGTTGGTTTAGGTATTCCTTTGATTAAATATAATGCAGAATTAGCTGGAGGATTTTTAGAGATTTTTTCCTGGTCAGGGATTGGAACTTATTTGACGGCGGTCTTTGAATATGATCATATTGACAGGCCTCCTTTAGGAGATATTCCTGAATCAATACTTAGTTTGATAACTTTAAATTCTGATCAGGATATATATTTTTACCACTGGTATAATGGTGATAATTATGAATTTAAGACCAGGGATTATAGAGAGGAATTAGGATCGATACCCCTTGATCATCATGAGGTTTTGGAGTTTATTGCTGATGACCTTAAAACAAATTTTAGAAAATTAAGAGGTGAATTTTAA
- a CDS encoding (2Fe-2S) ferredoxin domain-containing protein, which yields MKSLQELRDMRKRLEKDMTARDDKDLAKVIIGMGTCGIAAGARDILQAVSDEINKRDLNVKIVQTGCIGMCEEEPIFDIVKPGDERITYGNLTPDIARQIIVEHLINNRIDKEHVIARHNN from the coding sequence ATGAAATCATTGCAGGAATTAAGAGATATGCGTAAGAGGCTGGAAAAGGATATGACTGCCAGAGACGATAAGGACCTGGCCAAAGTTATTATCGGTATGGGAACCTGCGGAATTGCTGCAGGAGCTAGAGATATTTTGCAGGCTGTTTCAGATGAGATCAATAAAAGAGATCTTAATGTCAAGATAGTACAGACTGGATGTATTGGTATGTGTGAGGAAGAACCAATTTTTGATATTGTTAAACCAGGTGATGAGAGAATAACCTATGGTAATCTCACACCGGATATTGCCAGACAGATAATAGTGGAACATCTAATCAATAATAGAATAGACAAAGAACACGTCATTGCCAGACATAATAATTAA
- the nuoF gene encoding NADH-quinone oxidoreductase subunit NuoF: MSKENIYRSHVLVCTGTGCVSSGARAIKDIFIDELHEKEIENEVRVVETGCHGFCERGPIAIVYPEGVFYSELREADVAEIVEEHLLKGRIVDRLLYVDDDKEKVPGYSDIDFYKKQKRIALKNCGRIDPENIDEYIASGGYEAMGIAFTELEQDKVIDMVKDSGLRGRGGGGFPTGLKWSFAAKSPGDKKYVICNADEGDPGAFMDRSILEGDPHKIIEGMAIAGYAIGADEGYVYVRAEYPLAIKRLRKAIKDAEEYGLLGDDIFGSGFNFKLNIKEGAGAFVCGEETALMASIEGKRGMPTPRPPYPAVKGLWGKPTNINNVETFANIPFIIQEGPEAFASYGTEGSPGTKVFALTGKINNTGLVEVPMGTTLREVIFDIGGGLQENRKFKAVQTGGPSGGCIPEDYLDLPIDYDSLLEVGAMMGSGGMVVMDDNTCMVDVSRFFLNFTQSESCGKCTPCREGTKRMLEILNRITEGEGKSGDIKLLRELAEHIRDTSLCGLGQSAPNPVLSTLQYFENEYIAHIEDEKCPAGVCPDLKGAYYVLEDDCIGCGICMKACPVDAISGKPKEVYTIDSEACISCGVCADKCPKDAIAVG; the protein is encoded by the coding sequence ATGAGCAAGGAGAATATATACCGTTCACATGTATTGGTCTGTACAGGTACAGGCTGTGTTTCATCTGGAGCCAGGGCAATTAAAGATATTTTTATAGATGAATTACATGAGAAAGAGATTGAAAATGAGGTCAGGGTTGTTGAGACTGGCTGTCATGGTTTCTGTGAAAGGGGACCGATTGCAATTGTTTATCCTGAAGGTGTCTTTTATTCTGAATTAAGAGAGGCCGATGTTGCTGAAATTGTTGAAGAACATTTATTAAAGGGGCGAATTGTTGACCGTCTCCTTTATGTGGATGACGATAAAGAGAAGGTTCCAGGCTATAGTGATATTGATTTTTACAAGAAACAGAAGAGAATTGCTCTTAAAAACTGTGGCCGGATTGACCCGGAGAATATCGATGAATATATTGCCAGTGGTGGCTATGAGGCCATGGGTATTGCCTTTACTGAGCTTGAACAGGATAAAGTTATTGATATGGTTAAGGATTCAGGCCTCCGTGGACGTGGAGGTGGCGGTTTCCCAACTGGTTTAAAATGGTCCTTTGCCGCTAAATCTCCTGGCGATAAGAAATATGTTATCTGTAATGCTGATGAGGGTGATCCAGGAGCATTTATGGATAGAAGTATCCTTGAGGGTGATCCTCATAAGATCATTGAGGGTATGGCAATTGCAGGTTATGCAATCGGTGCCGATGAAGGCTATGTGTATGTAAGGGCTGAATATCCTTTAGCTATTAAACGACTCAGAAAAGCTATTAAAGATGCTGAAGAATACGGGCTTTTAGGTGATGATATCTTTGGTTCAGGCTTTAATTTTAAGTTGAATATTAAAGAGGGGGCTGGCGCCTTTGTCTGCGGTGAAGAGACAGCTCTAATGGCTTCAATTGAAGGTAAAAGGGGAATGCCAACACCGAGGCCTCCGTATCCAGCAGTTAAAGGTCTCTGGGGCAAACCGACCAACATAAATAATGTGGAGACATTTGCTAATATTCCATTTATTATTCAGGAGGGACCAGAAGCCTTTGCCAGCTATGGAACTGAAGGAAGTCCTGGAACAAAAGTATTTGCTCTGACCGGTAAGATAAATAATACTGGCCTGGTTGAGGTTCCAATGGGGACAACTTTAAGAGAGGTTATCTTTGATATTGGCGGTGGACTTCAGGAGAATAGAAAGTTTAAAGCTGTGCAGACCGGAGGTCCTTCAGGCGGCTGTATACCTGAAGATTATTTAGATTTACCGATAGATTATGATTCTCTGCTGGAAGTTGGAGCCATGATGGGTTCTGGAGGAATGGTTGTTATGGATGATAATACCTGTATGGTAGATGTATCAAGATTCTTCTTGAATTTCACCCAGAGTGAATCCTGTGGAAAATGCACCCCCTGTCGTGAAGGTACAAAAAGGATGTTAGAGATATTAAATAGAATTACTGAAGGTGAAGGAAAATCAGGTGATATTAAGTTATTGAGAGAGCTGGCTGAACATATTAGAGATACTTCTCTCTGTGGACTTGGACAGTCTGCCCCTAATCCTGTTTTAAGTACGCTGCAATATTTTGAGAATGAATATATTGCCCATATAGAGGATGAGAAATGTCCTGCTGGTGTTTGCCCGGATTTAAAGGGGGCTTATTATGTATTAGAAGATGATTGTATTGGCTGCGGTATCTGTATGAAGGCCTGCCCTGTTGATGCAATTAGCGGTAAACCAAAAGAGGTTTATACTATAGATAGTGAAGCCTGTATTTCCTGTGGGGTCTGTGCTGATAAATGTCCAAAAGACGCGATTGCTGTTGGTTAA